A genomic segment from Anaeromicrobium sediminis encodes:
- the speE gene encoding polyamine aminopropyltransferase, which yields MELWYTEEHTENAKFSIKVKEQLYSEESEFQKIDFFESEEFGTFFTLDGLMMVNEKDEFIYHDMIVHVPMATNPNIKKVLVIGGGDGGTVRELTRYNTIEQIDMVEIDEQVVRACEKYLPITSSKLQDERVNLYFEDGLAFVKNTDNIYDLIIVDSTDPIGPGEGLFTEEFYNNCSKALSEEGILVNQHESPYYERDAHEMKRAHRKIKRLFPISKVYQFHMPTYPSGHWLFGFASKKFDPIKDIKVEQWNSLELKTKYYNTDLHVGCFALPTYVNEMLESADE from the coding sequence ATGGAATTATGGTATACAGAAGAACATACTGAGAATGCTAAATTTTCAATAAAAGTAAAGGAACAACTTTATTCAGAGGAAAGTGAATTTCAGAAAATAGATTTCTTTGAATCGGAAGAATTTGGTACATTTTTCACCTTAGATGGACTAATGATGGTAAATGAAAAGGATGAATTTATATATCATGATATGATTGTTCATGTACCTATGGCTACTAATCCAAATATTAAGAAAGTATTAGTAATTGGTGGAGGAGATGGTGGTACAGTAAGAGAACTTACTAGATACAATACTATTGAGCAAATAGATATGGTTGAAATAGATGAACAAGTTGTGAGGGCTTGTGAAAAGTATCTACCTATAACTTCATCAAAATTACAAGATGAAAGGGTCAATTTGTATTTTGAAGATGGCTTAGCATTTGTTAAAAATACGGATAATATTTATGATTTAATAATAGTTGACTCAACTGATCCTATAGGACCAGGTGAAGGATTATTTACTGAAGAATTTTATAATAATTGCTCAAAAGCCCTATCAGAAGAGGGCATATTAGTTAATCAACATGAAAGTCCCTATTATGAAAGAGATGCACATGAAATGAAACGTGCCCATAGAAAAATAAAGAGACTATTTCCAATAAGCAAAGTTTATCAATTCCATATGCCAACCTATCCATCTGGTCACTGGTTATTTGGATTCGCTTCTAAAAAATTTGACCCTATTAAGGATATAAAAGTGGAGCAGTGGAATAGTCTAGAATTAAAAACCAAGTATTATAACACAGATTTACATGTAGGTTGTTTTGCTCTACCTACTTATGTTAATGAAATGCTAGAAAGTGCAGATGAATAA
- a CDS encoding aminotransferase class I/II-fold pyridoxal phosphate-dependent enzyme yields the protein MKKNQYETPLYTAILEYSKKKVIPFDVPGHKQGRGNKELVEFLGEKTLSVDVNSMKPLDNIGNPIGVIKESEELMAEAFSSDNSFFLVNGTSAGVQAMIMSVCHQGDKIIIPRNVHKSAINALILSGAHPIYVQPEIDDHIGISLGVSVESYKKAIEENSDAKALFVINPTYYGIVSDLKKILELAKSHGLVTIVDEAHGTHFYFNDNFPDGAMKLGADISSVSLHKTGGSLTQSSVLLSNNGLVDKGTIKTTLNLTQSTSASYLLMTSLDITRKMLATEGKEIFNKVRELSIYARNETNKIEGYYAFGKELIDKNSVYDFDETKLSINTTNIGLTGIEVYDILRDEYNIQVEFGDSNNILAIISVGDTKENIDKLIGALKDISRKYKKEKKAPIKLNFRNPSVIVSPRDAFYSNKKRIKLEDSTGEISGESIMAYPPGIPIVSPGERIDDEMIKYIIHLKEKGSILTGTEDPEIKWIKVLGI from the coding sequence ATGAAAAAAAATCAATATGAAACTCCATTATATACAGCAATATTAGAATATAGTAAAAAAAAAGTAATTCCATTTGATGTACCTGGTCATAAACAAGGAAGAGGTAATAAAGAGTTAGTTGAATTTTTAGGTGAAAAAACTTTAAGCGTAGATGTTAATTCTATGAAACCTTTAGACAATATTGGAAATCCCATAGGAGTTATAAAAGAATCTGAAGAATTAATGGCTGAAGCCTTTTCTAGTGATAATTCATTTTTTTTAGTAAATGGAACTTCTGCTGGAGTTCAGGCTATGATTATGAGTGTTTGTCATCAAGGGGATAAAATTATTATTCCAAGAAATGTTCATAAATCAGCAATTAATGCATTAATTCTAAGTGGAGCACATCCCATTTACGTTCAACCAGAAATTGATGACCATATAGGTATATCTTTAGGTGTATCTGTAGAAAGTTATAAAAAAGCAATAGAAGAAAACTCAGATGCTAAGGCACTATTTGTAATAAATCCAACTTACTATGGTATTGTTTCTGATCTTAAAAAAATACTAGAACTTGCAAAAAGTCATGGATTAGTTACTATAGTTGATGAAGCCCATGGAACTCACTTTTACTTTAATGATAATTTTCCAGATGGTGCTATGAAGTTAGGAGCAGATATATCATCTGTTAGTCTACATAAAACTGGAGGATCTTTAACTCAGAGTTCAGTTTTATTAAGTAATAATGGTCTGGTGGATAAAGGAACTATTAAAACCACATTAAATCTAACACAATCTACTTCTGCTTCTTATTTATTAATGACTTCCTTAGATATAACGAGGAAAATGTTAGCTACTGAAGGAAAAGAAATTTTTAATAAGGTGAGAGAATTAAGCATATATGCAAGGAATGAAACTAATAAAATAGAAGGTTATTATGCATTTGGTAAGGAATTAATAGATAAAAATTCAGTTTATGATTTTGATGAAACTAAACTTTCTATAAATACTACAAATATAGGATTAACAGGAATAGAAGTATATGATATTCTAAGAGATGAATATAACATACAGGTAGAATTTGGTGACTCAAACAATATATTGGCAATAATAAGTGTTGGAGATACTAAAGAGAATATAGATAAACTCATAGGTGCATTAAAGGATATTAGTCGTAAATACAAAAAAGAAAAGAAAGCACCTATAAAATTGAACTTTAGAAATCCTTCCGTTATAGTCTCTCCTAGGGATGCTTTTTATTCAAATAAAAAAAGAATAAAACTTGAAGATAGTACAGGGGAGATAAGCGGTGAATCAATAATGGCTTATCCACCTGGGATACCTATAGTGTCACCAGGAGAAAGAATTGATGATGAAATGATCAAATATATTATACATCTAAAAGAAAAGGGAAGCATATTAACAGGAACGGAAGACCCTGAAATAAAGTGGATTAAAGTATTAGGAATATAG
- the speD gene encoding adenosylmethionine decarboxylase has product MPKLKNNKLNLYGFNNLTKSLSFNIYDICYTETEEDRKRYIEYIDEQYNSERLTKILTDVTNTIGASVLNVAKQDYDPQGASVTLLISEEEVPVYVLDPSCNKGIITPMRENIVGHLDKSHVTVHTYPESHPENNISTFRVDIDVSTCGTISPLNALNYLIGSFDSDIITIDYRVRGFTRDIDGEKHFIDHSINSIQDYIKDETIERYSLIDMNIYQSNIFHTKMKVKDIDLDNYLFEKSESQLSIKNKNEIVERLNREMTEIFYGINLTK; this is encoded by the coding sequence TTGCCGAAACTGAAAAATAATAAGCTAAATCTATATGGATTTAATAATTTAACAAAGTCTCTTAGTTTCAATATTTATGATATTTGTTATACAGAAACTGAAGAAGATAGAAAAAGATATATTGAATACATAGATGAACAGTATAATTCAGAAAGACTAACTAAAATATTAACGGATGTTACCAATACTATAGGAGCATCTGTTTTAAATGTTGCAAAACAAGATTATGATCCCCAAGGAGCTAGCGTAACTCTTCTAATATCTGAAGAGGAAGTACCTGTTTACGTATTAGACCCATCTTGCAACAAAGGAATAATAACTCCTATGAGAGAGAATATTGTTGGGCATTTAGATAAAAGTCATGTAACAGTACATACTTATCCTGAAAGTCATCCTGAAAATAATATAAGTACTTTTAGGGTAGATATTGATGTGTCAACTTGTGGCACCATATCACCTCTTAACGCTTTAAATTATCTAATAGGAAGTTTTGATTCAGATATTATAACTATAGACTATAGGGTAAGAGGCTTTACAAGGGATATAGATGGTGAAAAGCATTTTATAGACCATTCAATAAATTCTATACAAGATTATATTAAGGATGAAACTATAGAGAGATATAGTTTAATAGATATGAACATTTACCAATCAAATATATTCCATACGAAAATGAAGGTTAAAGATATTGATCTTGATAATTATTTATTCGAAAAATCAGAGTCACAATTATCAATTAAGAATAAGAATGAAATAGTTGAAAGACTTAATAGGGAGATGACAGAGATCTTTTATGGTATAAACCTTACTAAATAA
- a CDS encoding 2-hydroxyacid dehydrogenase, which produces MKIVVIDDVLMNESQIDQLKSLGDLNIYSGTPKNQEETLNRGKDAHIIVSGWTHFSSSTLDRLPNLKMISLWATGYDYVDIGEANKRGVTVTNVPGYAKNAVAELAISLMLSVMRKVPQADRNVKESKAYNWGLFQGMEMSNKTIGIIGTGAIGCRVAEIANGFNMKIIAYDPSPKDEIVRKCNVKYTSCDEIFRESDIVTVHMPLLPSTHNFITEKDFAKMKKNAIFINTARAEIVNQNDLYETLKSRNVFGAGLDEINLSIESGEDLLKLDNVVVTPHMGFNTIEATEIKTNICIDNVRNYLSGGPSNEVRID; this is translated from the coding sequence ATGAAGATTGTAGTTATAGATGATGTTTTGATGAATGAGAGTCAAATAGATCAACTAAAAAGCTTAGGAGACTTAAACATATATTCAGGAACACCTAAAAACCAAGAAGAGACTCTGAATCGAGGAAAAGATGCTCATATTATTGTAAGTGGATGGACTCATTTCTCATCTAGTACCCTAGATAGATTACCAAATCTAAAGATGATTTCCCTTTGGGCCACAGGTTATGACTATGTGGATATAGGAGAAGCTAATAAAAGAGGGGTTACTGTAACAAATGTGCCAGGATACGCTAAAAATGCTGTTGCAGAATTAGCTATAAGCCTAATGTTATCTGTTATGAGAAAGGTTCCTCAGGCTGATCGTAATGTTAAAGAATCAAAAGCCTATAATTGGGGATTATTTCAAGGAATGGAGATGTCTAATAAAACCATTGGAATCATTGGAACAGGGGCAATTGGATGCAGAGTAGCGGAGATTGCAAATGGATTTAACATGAAAATTATTGCTTATGACCCTAGTCCTAAGGATGAGATTGTTAGGAAATGTAATGTGAAATATACATCTTGTGATGAAATCTTTAGGGAAAGTGATATTGTTACTGTTCATATGCCATTACTACCGTCAACTCATAACTTCATTACAGAGAAGGATTTTGCTAAGATGAAAAAGAATGCCATTTTCATCAATACAGCTCGAGCTGAAATAGTCAATCAGAATGATCTGTATGAAACTTTAAAAAGTAGAAATGTTTTTGGAGCAGGCTTAGATGAGATTAACTTAAGCATAGAAAGTGGTGAAGATTTACTGAAATTAGATAATGTGGTAGTAACTCCTCATATGGGATTTAATACTATAGAGGCAACAGAGATTAAAACAAATATATGCATTGATAATGTTCGGAATTATTTGAGTGGTGGACCATCTAATGAAGTTCGTATTGATTAA
- a CDS encoding GDSL-type esterase/lipase family protein, with amino-acid sequence MKIVCIGDSITYGYGVRQREAWPYLLSMKYNVHIVNRGINGDTTEGMCLRFDRHVIKEKPSHVIILGGVNDIMMGIDLDEIQENISNMVHMANENNIVPIVGIPIKTDPQLAPIQWSSTTDFYEVNEKLILYRKWILGFAKKFNVEVIDFYEGFNKYMGEDDRSDYYSDGLHLTSKGNEIMAKLINLRY; translated from the coding sequence ATGAAGATAGTTTGTATTGGAGATAGTATCACCTATGGATATGGTGTAAGACAAAGAGAAGCATGGCCATATCTTTTATCTATGAAATATAATGTACATATAGTAAATAGAGGGATAAACGGAGACACTACAGAAGGTATGTGTCTAAGATTTGATAGGCATGTTATAAAGGAAAAGCCAAGCCATGTAATCATATTAGGCGGAGTAAATGATATTATGATGGGTATAGATTTAGATGAAATCCAAGAGAATATATCTAATATGGTACATATGGCTAATGAAAACAATATAGTTCCAATTGTAGGCATACCCATAAAAACAGATCCACAACTAGCACCAATTCAATGGTCTAGTACTACAGATTTTTATGAAGTAAATGAAAAATTAATTTTGTATAGAAAGTGGATACTGGGATTTGCTAAAAAGTTTAATGTAGAAGTAATAGATTTTTATGAAGGTTTTAATAAATATATGGGAGAAGATGATAGATCAGATTATTATAGTGATGGACTTCATCTAACTTCAAAGGGAAATGAAATAATGGCTAAGTTAATTAATTTAAGGTATTAA
- a CDS encoding GNAT family N-acetyltransferase codes for MSILETERLILRKWTYEDVDDLFEYAKSDLVGPNAGWKPHKDQEESKEIIKMFIESDEVYAIELKDENKVIGSIGIHRRTPDEKLKDLKQREIGYVLNPKYWGNGYVPEATNALIKHGFEEMNLELIWCAHYDYNMRSKRVIEKSPFKYIFKRKEELKLLDNKKVTTLYHNLTKEEYYKNI; via the coding sequence ATGAGTATATTAGAAACAGAGAGGTTAATTTTAAGAAAATGGACATATGAAGATGTGGATGATTTATTTGAATATGCAAAGAGTGATTTGGTTGGTCCTAATGCAGGATGGAAGCCACATAAAGACCAAGAAGAAAGTAAAGAAATAATAAAAATGTTTATAGAAAGTGACGAAGTATATGCCATAGAGTTAAAGGATGAAAATAAGGTTATAGGAAGTATTGGAATACATAGAAGGACCCCAGATGAAAAACTGAAAGATTTAAAACAAAGGGAAATTGGATACGTACTAAATCCTAAGTATTGGGGAAATGGATATGTACCAGAAGCCACTAATGCTTTAATTAAACATGGTTTTGAGGAAATGAATTTAGAATTGATTTGGTGTGCCCATTATGATTATAATATGAGGTCAAAGAGAGTTATTGAAAAATCTCCATTTAAATATATATTCAAGCGTAAGGAAGAATTAAAATTATTAGATAATAAAAAAGTAACCACATTATACCATAATCTAACAAAGGAAGAGTATTATAAGAACATTTAG